From Glycine soja cultivar W05 chromosome 4, ASM419377v2, whole genome shotgun sequence, the proteins below share one genomic window:
- the LOC114408768 gene encoding cyclin-D5-1-like, with amino-acid sequence MDDLSSSLLCQENETCLEEGGEELEYQFVGSQHDCGVSEDEHVGILIEREIVLGFKKDETMVIGDWVKRARMEAINWVLKTRATLGFRFETAYLSVTYFDRFLFRRSIDSEKSWAIRLLSIACLSLAAKMEECIVPGLSEFKLDDYSFEGKVIQKMELLVLSTLEWKMGIITPFDFLSYFIRKICKESPPSPIFSKTMQLIFTTMKEVNLMDHKPSVIAAAATLVAMDQQLTIDAVELKMSSIPQHRLLESKDVFEYYNLIQRLYEENTKSDTHTPIEMTESSRVTSSAAMAKRRRLAFSDDEGSSHGKGPG; translated from the exons atGGATGATCTTTCATCCAGCCTTCTGTGCCAAGAAAACGAAACGTGTTTGGAAGAAGGAGGTGAAGAATTAGAATACCAATTCGTTGGATCACAGCATGATTGTGGGGTTTCAGAGGATGAACATGTGGGAATTTTGATTGAGAGAGAGATCGTTCTTGGGTTCAAAAAGGATGAAACTATGGTGATTGGGGACTGGGTGAAACGTGCACGCATGGAAGCAATCAATTGGGTTCTCAAA ACAAGAGCAACACTGGGTTTTCGCTTCGAAACGGCTTATTTGTCAGTCACATACTTCGATCGATTTCTTTTCAGACGGTCCATTGAT AGTGAAAAGAGTTGGGCAATTCGGTTGCTATCAATTGCATGTCTCTCTCTGGCTGCAAAGATGGAGGAGTGCATTGTGCCGGGGCTATCAGAGTTCAAATTGGATGATTATTCCTTTGAGGGAAAAGTGATTCAGAAAATGGAGCTTTTGGTGCTCAGCACATTGGAGTGGAAAATGGGAATCATCACTCCATTTGATTTCCTTTCCTATTTCATCAGAAAAATCTGCAAAGAATCCCCACCAAGTCCTATTTTTTCCAAGACCATGCAACTCATCTTCACCACAATGAAAG AGGTCAATTTAATGGATCACAAGCCATCAGTTATTGCTGCGGCAGCTACTTTGGTGGCAATGGATCAGCAATTAACGATAGATGCGGTGGAGTTGAAGATGAGTTCAATTCCACAACATAGGCTTCTAGAATCT aAAGATGTATTTGAGTACTACAATCTAATTCAAAGATTATACGAGGAGAATACCAAAAGCGACACGCATACGCCAATTGAGATGACAGAGAGCTCCCGAGTTACTTCTTCTGCAGCAATGGCAAAGAGAAGAAGACTCGCATTCAGTGATGATGAAGGAAGTAGTCATGGGAAGGGACCGGGCTag